A section of the Deinococcota bacterium genome encodes:
- a CDS encoding DUF4242 domain-containing protein: MYVAIKHQITDPTAFQERGKGVTAAENLPQGVRPLQFFPKEDLSTAVCLYEGPSVDAVRQHVNGYIGDAARNEYFQVAEAYALGLPGRA, from the coding sequence ATGTACGTCGCTATTAAGCACCAGATTACCGACCCCACCGCATTCCAGGAGCGTGGCAAGGGGGTGACCGCTGCGGAGAACCTCCCGCAAGGGGTCCGGCCACTCCAGTTCTTCCCGAAGGAGGATTTGTCCACGGCAGTCTGCCTGTATGAAGGCCCATCGGTCGACGCGGTCCGCCAGCACGTGAACGGTTACATCGGTGACGCGGCCCGTAACGAGTACTTCCAGGTAGCTGAGGCATACGCGCTCGGGCTCCCGGGCCGTGCCTAG